In the Pseudolabrys taiwanensis genome, one interval contains:
- a CDS encoding acetyl-CoA C-acetyltransferase: protein MPDAFIFDHVRSPRGRGKQDGSLHEVTALNLAAQTLAAVRDRNNLDTKLVDDVVLGCVDPVGEAGGDIARASALVAGFGNHVPGVQINRFCASGLDAVNFAAAEVMSGQHDMTIGGGVESMSRVGIGASGGAWPVDPTIAVEHYFMPQGISADLIATKYGFSRDEVDAYAVESQKRAAKAWEEGRFKNSVLTIKDVNGLTILDKDEHMRPTTTMQSLAALQPSFVQMGEMGGFDAVAIQAYPEVEAINHVHHAGNSSGIVDGAAAVLIGSKEAGARAGLKPRARIKAFANIGSEPAIMLTGPVEVTEKVLKKAGMNLSDIDLIEINEAFASVVLRFMQAFDIDNTKLNVNGGAIAMGHPLGATGAMILGTALDELERTGKSTALITLCIGAGMGTATIIERV, encoded by the coding sequence ATGCCCGACGCATTCATTTTCGACCACGTCCGCTCGCCCCGCGGCCGCGGCAAGCAAGACGGCTCGCTGCACGAGGTGACGGCGCTCAACCTCGCCGCGCAGACGCTCGCCGCCGTGCGCGATCGCAACAATCTCGACACCAAGCTGGTCGACGACGTGGTGTTGGGCTGCGTCGATCCGGTCGGTGAGGCCGGCGGCGACATCGCCCGTGCCTCGGCGCTGGTGGCCGGCTTCGGCAACCATGTGCCGGGCGTGCAGATCAACCGCTTCTGCGCCTCCGGTCTCGACGCGGTGAATTTCGCCGCGGCCGAGGTGATGTCCGGCCAGCACGACATGACCATCGGCGGCGGCGTCGAGTCCATGAGCCGCGTCGGCATCGGCGCCTCGGGCGGCGCTTGGCCGGTCGATCCGACCATCGCGGTCGAGCACTATTTCATGCCGCAGGGCATCTCCGCCGATCTGATCGCAACGAAATACGGATTCTCGCGCGACGAGGTCGACGCTTACGCGGTGGAGAGCCAGAAGCGCGCGGCGAAAGCCTGGGAAGAAGGCCGCTTCAAGAACTCGGTGCTGACGATCAAGGACGTCAACGGCCTGACCATTCTCGACAAGGACGAGCACATGCGGCCGACCACGACGATGCAGTCGCTCGCCGCGCTGCAGCCGTCGTTCGTGCAGATGGGCGAGATGGGCGGCTTCGATGCCGTCGCCATCCAGGCCTATCCGGAAGTCGAGGCGATCAATCACGTGCACCACGCCGGCAACTCCTCCGGCATCGTCGACGGCGCCGCCGCGGTCTTGATCGGCAGCAAGGAAGCCGGCGCGCGCGCGGGCCTCAAGCCGCGCGCCCGCATCAAGGCCTTCGCCAATATCGGCTCGGAGCCGGCGATCATGCTCACCGGACCGGTCGAGGTGACCGAGAAGGTGCTCAAGAAAGCCGGCATGAATCTGTCCGACATCGATCTCATCGAGATCAACGAGGCTTTCGCGTCCGTCGTGCTGCGCTTCATGCAGGCCTTCGACATCGACAACACGAAGCTCAACGTCAACGGCGGCGCCATCGCCATGGGCCATCCGCTCGGCGCGACCGGCGCGATGATCCTCGGCACGGCGCTCGATGAACTCGAACGCACCGGCAAATCGACCGCGCT
- a CDS encoding acyl-CoA dehydrogenase family protein — protein MDVLNLPRPDWMTEDLVLLEEQARRFIDDEFAPHVDRWHEQGMYEREVWTKAGQAGLLCASMPEEYGGAGGTFAHEAIINRAYSLAGFDSFGAPLHSGIVAPYILHYGTEEQKQRWLPKLATGELVGAIAMTEPGTGSDLQGVRTKAEKSGNGYVLSGSKTFITNGQHANLVIVVAKTDAKAGAKGVSLLVVETDDAPGFRRGRKLKKLGMDSADTSELFFEDVRLPAENLLGTEEGQGFYQLMQELPQERLIVALHAVAMMERALALTVDYVKQRAAFGKKIIEFQNTQFELAECKTDVTMAKVFLDHCIGRHVKGELDTVTASMAKYRLTDIQARVIDRCLQLFGGYGFMDEYPISRLYRDARVLRIYAGTNEIMKLLIARSL, from the coding sequence ATGGACGTTCTCAATCTGCCTCGTCCCGATTGGATGACCGAAGATCTCGTGCTGCTGGAAGAGCAGGCGCGGCGCTTCATCGACGACGAATTCGCCCCGCATGTCGACCGCTGGCACGAGCAGGGCATGTACGAGCGCGAGGTTTGGACCAAGGCCGGGCAGGCGGGTCTCCTCTGTGCTTCGATGCCGGAGGAATACGGCGGCGCCGGCGGCACCTTCGCGCACGAGGCCATCATCAATCGCGCGTATTCGCTGGCCGGCTTCGATAGTTTCGGCGCGCCGCTGCATTCGGGCATCGTTGCGCCCTACATCCTGCACTACGGTACCGAGGAGCAGAAGCAGCGCTGGCTGCCCAAGCTGGCAACCGGCGAACTCGTCGGCGCCATTGCCATGACCGAGCCCGGCACCGGCTCCGACCTGCAGGGCGTGCGCACCAAGGCCGAGAAGTCCGGCAACGGCTATGTGCTGAGCGGCTCCAAGACCTTCATCACCAACGGCCAGCACGCCAACCTGGTCATCGTCGTCGCCAAGACCGATGCGAAAGCCGGGGCCAAGGGCGTGTCGCTGCTGGTGGTCGAGACCGATGACGCGCCCGGCTTCCGCCGCGGCCGCAAGCTCAAGAAGCTCGGCATGGATTCGGCCGACACGTCCGAATTATTTTTCGAGGACGTGCGGCTGCCGGCGGAAAACCTGCTCGGCACCGAGGAGGGGCAGGGCTTCTACCAGCTCATGCAGGAACTGCCGCAGGAGCGTCTGATCGTCGCGCTGCACGCGGTCGCGATGATGGAACGGGCGCTGGCGCTCACTGTCGACTACGTGAAGCAGCGCGCCGCCTTCGGTAAAAAGATCATCGAGTTCCAAAATACGCAGTTCGAACTGGCCGAGTGTAAAACCGATGTCACAATGGCCAAGGTATTCCTCGATCACTGCATCGGCCGCCACGTCAAAGGCGAACTCGACACCGTGACTGCCTCCATGGCCAAGTACCGGCTCACCGATATCCAGGCGCGGGTGATCGACCGTTGCCTGCAGCTGTTCGGCGGCTACGGGTTCATGGACGAATATCCTATCTCCCGCCTCTACCGCGATGCCCGGGTGCTGCGTATCTATGCGGGAACGAACGAGATCATGAAGCTATTGATCGCGAGAAGTTTGTAA
- a CDS encoding substrate-binding periplasmic protein, which yields MKQAIKLLAVALLAALSFTRSPLGAASVAAAETVRVAHDQRFPPFAEVVDGHSAGLAVDVLKAAATQAGLELVLVPVPFVEVQKTLEDGRADAIFPLAINPERVKLFDFSAPLVVTGGALFVRSGAPTPDFAALTGKTVTTPKTGPLAEYIAKRYPDVKLLVTANYDESLNQLVSGQADAAALNFQAGARIARMVVPGKVTEPKTLFWELPLAVAVPKGRRADLVDKLNGGIAAIRADGTWQKINDAYLAQ from the coding sequence GTGAAGCAAGCGATCAAACTTTTGGCTGTGGCCTTGTTGGCGGCACTTTCGTTCACGCGGAGCCCACTCGGTGCGGCATCTGTTGCGGCCGCGGAGACCGTCCGCGTTGCGCACGATCAACGGTTTCCGCCTTTCGCCGAAGTGGTGGACGGCCACTCGGCGGGTCTTGCCGTCGACGTTCTCAAAGCGGCGGCTACGCAGGCAGGGCTTGAACTCGTTCTCGTGCCGGTGCCCTTCGTCGAGGTGCAGAAGACGCTCGAGGACGGCCGCGCCGATGCGATCTTCCCGCTGGCGATCAATCCGGAGCGTGTGAAGCTGTTCGACTTCTCGGCGCCGCTCGTCGTGACGGGCGGGGCGCTGTTCGTTCGCTCCGGCGCGCCGACGCCCGATTTCGCCGCGCTCACCGGCAAGACAGTTACGACGCCGAAGACCGGACCGCTCGCCGAATACATCGCCAAGCGCTATCCGGATGTGAAGCTTCTTGTCACCGCCAACTACGACGAGAGCCTCAATCAGCTCGTGAGCGGTCAGGCGGATGCAGCGGCCCTGAATTTCCAGGCCGGCGCGCGCATCGCCCGCATGGTGGTGCCCGGCAAGGTGACCGAGCCGAAGACGTTGTTTTGGGAGTTGCCGTTGGCCGTGGCCGTGCCGAAGGGCAGGCGCGCCGATCTGGTCGACAAGCTGAATGGCGGCATCGCCGCGATCCGCGCCGACGGCACCTGGCAGAAGATCAACGACGCATATCTCGCGCAATGA